Proteins from a genomic interval of Equus quagga isolate Etosha38 chromosome 13, UCLA_HA_Equagga_1.0, whole genome shotgun sequence:
- the LOC124250181 gene encoding uncharacterized protein LOC124250181, translating to MCIGMLPLQRERLAGSLRWGPAQKTPLLCWASWLLGFSSLLFSVCSTGVKSSGAHGAGVQDSGSYISLKRIRGGSVWFHLIKEPGPELEEIVWAFGPAIKHTVMLRVHKGSEGTPTWVSLQDKYMQRVHVPNMTSLRIENLTREDSGQYRARASLTGGMESHQIFDLTVYEPVPLPQILVKSVSTTGGWCNITLECRAAGVTEELHVTWESKDLPRELEPAYNSWTLAVSLPLSQPNASLTCVVSNSEDEKTVTTFLGEFCDYDSHGQVTAGPLQAIRRITVAVLFFLGAGLCLWKTHEKKMEAGRGQAKRKLWSK from the exons ATGTGCATTGGG ATGCTTCCTCTGCAGCGGGAGAGGCTGGCAGGCAGCCTGAGATGGGGCCCTGCTCAGAAGACTCCCCTCCTCTGCtgggcctcctggctcctgggcttCAGCAGCCTCCTCTTCA GTGTCTGCAGCACTGGGGTCAAGAGTTCTGGAGCACATGGCGCTGGAGTTCAGGATTCTGGATCCTACATTTCTCTGAAGAGGATCCGAGGAGGTTCTGTGTGGTTTCATCTGATCAAGGAGCCAGGACCTGAGCTGGAGGAGATCGTTTGGGCCTTTGGCCCCGCCATTAAACACACAGTCATGCTGCGAGTCCATAAAGGGTCAGAAGGGACTCCAACCTGGGTCAGCCTCCAGGACAAGTACATGCAGAGGGTCCATGTGCCCAATATGACGTCCCTGAGGATTGAGAACTTGACCCGTGAGGACAGTGGGCAGTACCGGGCTCGAGCCAGCTTAACTGGGGGAATGGAATCTCACCAGATTTTCGACCTCACTGTCTATG AGCCCGTGCCCCTTCCCCAGATCCTGGTCAAGTCAGTGTCCACCACAGGAGGCTGGTGCAACATCACGCTGGAGTGCAGGGCTGCAGGGGTCACAGAGGAGCTGCATGTGACCTGGGAAAGCAAGGACCTCCCAAGGGAGCTGGAACCAGCCTACAACTCCTGGACCCTGGCTGTGAGCCTGCCTCTGAGCCAGCCCAATGCCAGCCTCACCTGTGTGGTCAGCAACTCCGAGGATGAGAAAACTGTCACCACATTCCTTGGGGAATTCTGTGACTATG ATTCGCATGGACAGGTCACTGCAGGCCCCCTGCAAGCCATCCGAAGGATCACCGTGGCCGTGCTGTTCTTCCTCGGGGCTGGACTCTGCCTTTGGAAGACACATGAGAAGAAGAtggaggctggaagag